In the Acanthopagrus latus isolate v.2019 chromosome 23, fAcaLat1.1, whole genome shotgun sequence genome, one interval contains:
- the emc10 gene encoding ER membrane protein complex subunit 10 isoform X1, whose amino-acid sequence MARLLQFQIAVVSIVVLVLCSEFVYCNNGRRVGDVMDTEFSGFSVPLEHSFEVDDVAKFQVRGALVLKAGREPSVSLTQNQLSEEDRAKLKEVAAVDGLYRIRVPRVFLQADRQTERQMEGYLTAFVRACAMVESHLSDVITLHSDVSGYLIGVSIVTFPGACRGTEVEDEVDLEVFNTTLSILAPVNAPGPETALFLERMEQETEKKGKNPQEQKSFFAKYWMYIVPLVLFLMMSGAQDQSGGGAGGGAANGGGR is encoded by the exons ATGGCTCGTCTATTACAATTTCAAATTGCAGTTGTTTCGATTGTTGTGTTAGTCTTATGTTCGGAATTCGTATATTGTAATAATGGCAGAAGG GTTGGCGATGTCATGGACACTGAATTCAGTGGTTTCTCTGTGCCTCTTGAGCACTCTTTTGAAGTCG ATGATGTAGCAAAGTTTCAAGTACGAGGAGCCCTGGTGTTGAAAGCTGGAAGGGAGCCCAGTGTCTCACTAACTCAGAACCAGCTatcagaggaagacagagccAAGCTGAAG GAAGTGGCCGCAGTCGACGGCTTGTACAGAATCAGAGTGCCTCGTGTTTTCCTGcaggcggacagacagacggagcgGCAGATGGAGGGTTACCTCACAGCATTTGTCCGAGCC TGTGCCATGGTTGAGTCCCATCTGAGCGACGTCATCACCCTCCACTCTGATGTGTCCGGGTATCTCATCGGCGTTTCAATAGTGACGTTTCCTGGAGCCTGTCGGGGCACTGAGGTTGAGGATGAGGTTGATCTGGAGGTTTTCAACACCACACTCAGCATCCTGGCTCCGGTCAATGCACCAGG ACCTGAGACGGCTCTGTTCCTGGAGCGCATGGAACAGGAAACTGAGAAGAAAGGGAAGAATCCACAAGAGCAGAAATCTTTCTTTGCTAAATAT TGGATGTACATCGTGCCTCTTGTCCTCTTCCTGATGATGTCTGGCGCTCAGGACCAATCGGGTGGCGGAGCCGGTGGTGGAGCAGCCAATGGAGGCGGCCGGTGA
- the emc10 gene encoding ER membrane protein complex subunit 10 isoform X2, whose product MARLLQFQIAVVSIVVLVLCSEFVYCNNGRRVGDVMDTEFSGFSVPLEHSFEVDDVAKFQVRGALVLKAGREPSVSLTQNQLSEEDRAKLKEVAAVDGLYRIRVPRVFLQADRQTERQMEGYLTAFVRACAMVESHLSDVITLHSDVSGYLIGVSIVTFPGACRGTEVEDEVDLEVFNTTLSILAPVNAPGPETALFLERMEQETEKKGKNPQEQKSFFAKYWYLILGGAIFLMVSNSAQPPAGGGREQS is encoded by the exons ATGGCTCGTCTATTACAATTTCAAATTGCAGTTGTTTCGATTGTTGTGTTAGTCTTATGTTCGGAATTCGTATATTGTAATAATGGCAGAAGG GTTGGCGATGTCATGGACACTGAATTCAGTGGTTTCTCTGTGCCTCTTGAGCACTCTTTTGAAGTCG ATGATGTAGCAAAGTTTCAAGTACGAGGAGCCCTGGTGTTGAAAGCTGGAAGGGAGCCCAGTGTCTCACTAACTCAGAACCAGCTatcagaggaagacagagccAAGCTGAAG GAAGTGGCCGCAGTCGACGGCTTGTACAGAATCAGAGTGCCTCGTGTTTTCCTGcaggcggacagacagacggagcgGCAGATGGAGGGTTACCTCACAGCATTTGTCCGAGCC TGTGCCATGGTTGAGTCCCATCTGAGCGACGTCATCACCCTCCACTCTGATGTGTCCGGGTATCTCATCGGCGTTTCAATAGTGACGTTTCCTGGAGCCTGTCGGGGCACTGAGGTTGAGGATGAGGTTGATCTGGAGGTTTTCAACACCACACTCAGCATCCTGGCTCCGGTCAATGCACCAGG ACCTGAGACGGCTCTGTTCCTGGAGCGCATGGAACAGGAAACTGAGAAGAAAGGGAAGAATCCACAAGAGCAGAAATCTTTCTTTGCTAAATAT TGGTATTTGATTCTGGGAGGTGCAATCTTCCTCATGGTCAGCAATTCAGCACAGCCCCCagcagggggaggaagagagcagaGCTGA